A DNA window from Gammaproteobacteria bacterium contains the following coding sequences:
- a CDS encoding GNAT family N-acetyltransferase, which translates to MKWKLVAIDQFSGFQSEWDTLNREFPNSILLDYRFISASVRNFDFDNAHLAICEDQGKVIAVTIVSKVAFGRWSTIQPSQCPVAPWIHNDDYSLEDLLGSLIKCLPDFIVLNFGLTQQDPFLTRKPIDSGKISTLDYIQTARVTTENLDFDQYWAQRGRNLRQNINKQRNRLNRENVSLNVSAYNTPEQMEQCVDDYGKLESSGWKAEMGTAISVDNSQGRFYIDILTRLAETGNARVYQLHYNDKLVATDLCVSDSKQIIILKTTYDESESSSSPALLMRRHYFEDIFNTSEFQRIEFYGKVMEWHKKWTTDIRQMYHVNYFPHAFVKLLKGK; encoded by the coding sequence ATGAAATGGAAGCTAGTTGCGATTGATCAATTTTCGGGTTTCCAGTCTGAGTGGGATACCCTCAATCGGGAATTTCCCAATTCTATTCTTCTTGACTATAGATTTATCAGTGCGTCAGTACGTAATTTCGATTTTGATAACGCGCACCTGGCAATTTGTGAAGACCAAGGTAAAGTCATTGCTGTTACTATCGTTAGCAAAGTAGCCTTCGGTCGTTGGTCAACAATTCAACCATCTCAGTGTCCTGTTGCCCCATGGATTCACAACGACGACTACTCGCTAGAAGACCTGCTCGGATCGCTTATTAAATGTTTGCCCGATTTCATAGTTCTAAATTTCGGGCTTACGCAACAAGATCCATTTTTGACTAGAAAACCCATCGACAGCGGTAAAATCTCTACGCTCGACTATATACAAACTGCCCGTGTTACTACTGAAAATCTGGATTTTGACCAATACTGGGCTCAACGAGGAAGAAATTTAAGACAAAACATAAACAAACAGCGCAATCGACTAAATCGCGAAAACGTATCTCTTAACGTTTCAGCCTACAATACACCTGAACAGATGGAACAATGCGTAGACGACTATGGCAAACTTGAGTCTTCCGGATGGAAGGCCGAAATGGGAACAGCTATAAGTGTCGATAATTCTCAAGGTAGATTTTACATTGATATTTTGACGCGTCTGGCGGAAACGGGAAACGCGAGAGTCTACCAATTACACTACAATGACAAACTAGTCGCCACTGACCTATGTGTTTCCGATAGCAAACAGATCATTATTCTTAAAACAACCTACGATGAATCTGAAAGCTCATCGTCGCCTGCCCTGTTGATGAGACGACACTATTTTGAAGATATATTCAATACTTCCGAGTTTCAAAGAATAGAATTCTACGGCAAAGTTATGGAATGGCACAAGAAATGGACTACTGACATTCGGCAAATGTACCACGTGAATTATTTTCCTCACGCATTTGTCAAACTCCTGAAAGGGAAATAA
- a CDS encoding polysaccharide deacetylase family protein, which yields MKNVSILIYHRVLDKPDPLRPSEVDVVRFDAQMKIIRRFFNVIPLSDVEYARNGGGLHSRALAITFDDGYLDNYTNALPVLKKYGLPATFFISTGFLENGIMWNDVVTETIRATRKSFLDLTNHGLHTYDLQDNRLVTLGRLLSDLKYLPFDRRKTVIDELPDMLEVDRCRGLMMSAENVRSMVESGMTVGAHTVNHPILSKLSLEDASSEIQTGKAQLESIVQREVNLFAYPNGKPFIDYEDVHVKIVKESGFTCAVSTSWGVASSGSDIYQLPRFTPWDKSNMKFISRLLRYRFTRGKEERV from the coding sequence TTGAAAAACGTATCTATATTGATATATCACAGAGTGTTAGATAAGCCTGATCCATTGCGACCAAGTGAGGTTGATGTCGTACGGTTTGACGCGCAGATGAAAATTATTAGACGTTTTTTCAATGTTATACCGCTTTCCGATGTTGAGTATGCACGGAATGGCGGAGGTCTACATTCTCGCGCACTGGCAATTACATTTGATGATGGCTATCTTGACAATTATACCAATGCTCTTCCAGTACTAAAAAAGTACGGCCTACCGGCAACATTCTTTATATCTACTGGGTTTCTCGAAAACGGCATAATGTGGAACGATGTTGTTACGGAGACGATACGAGCAACGCGTAAAAGCTTTCTTGATCTTACAAATCACGGTCTTCACACTTACGATTTGCAAGATAATAGATTAGTGACTCTCGGGCGTCTATTATCAGATTTGAAATATCTGCCATTCGATAGAAGGAAGACAGTTATCGATGAACTTCCTGATATGCTTGAAGTGGATAGATGTCGCGGACTGATGATGTCTGCTGAGAATGTAAGAAGTATGGTGGAGTCTGGAATGACAGTCGGTGCACATACTGTAAATCATCCGATTCTGTCTAAGTTGTCTCTTGAAGATGCAAGTTCGGAAATACAGACTGGGAAAGCTCAATTGGAAAGCATAGTTCAGCGTGAAGTTAACTTATTTGCGTATCCAAACGGAAAGCCGTTTATTGACTATGAAGACGTGCACGTGAAAATAGTTAAAGAATCAGGGTTTACATGCGCCGTGAGTACATCTTGGGGAGTTGCTAGCAGTGGGAGCGATATTTATCAGTTGCCGCGTTTTACTCCGTGGGACAAATCTAATATGAAGTTTATATCGCGATTGTTGCGATATCGTTTCACTCGTGGAAAAGAAGAAAGGGTATAG
- a CDS encoding DegT/DnrJ/EryC1/StrS family aminotransferase, with the protein MNYPLPGIPIKPTIDESTLFKLAKRRPFPSILDNSDIRFVTSGRVAITIALQEMNIGPGCEVLIPAYHCSSMVEPVLFVGAKPVFYKITQDTSVDFDDIKLKLTSNSKLLMATHYFGFHQPIGRIREFCEENNLLLLEDCAHAFMGKINNRPIGSFGDAAIGSAMKFFPVFDGGCLISRYSIEKRHPLTSAGKGFQFKAKVNPLEYSLHYKRLPFLKYFFSPIFSIKDAVWKLLKSLKRKTSSIGPSSSEGGYSIDPNWLDKEISNFSLFVIKNSNLAGITQKRLDNYHYFRTRIENNSLVSPLFDSVPNNTVPYVFPAVVQHPDKLFPVLKSKGVPIVRFGEFLWEGVDADVCKYSVEYSKSVFQFPIHQSLTTKDIDWMADIINKESENYLSTEKVAAK; encoded by the coding sequence ATGAACTATCCATTACCTGGCATCCCAATCAAACCTACAATTGATGAGTCTACGTTGTTCAAACTCGCAAAAAGGCGCCCATTTCCATCAATATTAGACAATAGTGATATTCGTTTTGTGACCAGTGGTCGGGTCGCCATCACCATAGCATTACAGGAGATGAATATAGGTCCAGGGTGTGAAGTGCTTATTCCCGCATACCACTGCTCTTCGATGGTTGAACCCGTGCTCTTCGTAGGAGCTAAACCGGTTTTTTATAAGATCACTCAAGACACCTCTGTCGATTTCGACGACATTAAGCTCAAGTTGACTAGCAATAGTAAACTTCTTATGGCGACACACTATTTTGGTTTTCATCAGCCCATTGGCCGTATACGTGAGTTTTGCGAAGAAAATAATCTGCTTCTTCTCGAAGATTGCGCACACGCGTTTATGGGTAAAATCAACAACCGTCCCATTGGAAGTTTTGGAGACGCCGCGATTGGGAGCGCAATGAAATTTTTTCCTGTATTTGATGGGGGCTGTCTGATATCAAGATACTCTATTGAGAAAAGACATCCTCTCACTAGTGCAGGAAAAGGGTTCCAGTTCAAAGCCAAAGTTAACCCTCTCGAGTATTCGCTACACTACAAAAGACTACCGTTTCTCAAATACTTTTTTTCTCCAATTTTTTCCATAAAAGATGCTGTTTGGAAACTATTAAAATCCCTAAAAAGAAAAACCAGCTCCATTGGGCCAAGCTCCTCGGAAGGTGGCTATAGCATTGATCCTAATTGGCTCGACAAAGAAATTTCCAACTTTTCATTGTTCGTAATCAAGAATAGTAACTTGGCTGGCATAACTCAAAAAAGACTGGACAATTACCACTACTTTCGGACGAGAATAGAAAATAATTCCTTAGTTTCCCCACTCTTTGATAGCGTGCCGAACAACACAGTACCGTATGTATTTCCTGCCGTTGTTCAACACCCCGATAAGCTTTTTCCAGTATTGAAAAGCAAAGGGGTACCCATTGTTCGCTTTGGTGAGTTCTTATGGGAAGGAGTAGACGCCGACGTCTGCAAATATAGTGTCGAATATTCCAAAAGTGTTTTTCAATTTCCAATTCACCAATCCTTAACCACAAAAGATATAGACTGGATGGCAGACATAATAAACAAAGAGTCAGAAAATTACCTCTCCACCGAAAAGGTGGCCGCCAAATGA
- a CDS encoding asparagine synthase-related protein → MEKKKGYREEMIAGIACLRRDGGLGDRLEEMKQHSYLVAGRVLVNEFIALTVVGQTAEIDGNVSVGIMGRLDWVGCRYAENATNNTDAKRVAELYLKKGISFVSELKGKFCIVIYDHAKRCTFLVVDRMGLQNLFYSVQGDYIVFATRADILVSSALVPQEISPQGIFNYIYHHASPSPGSIYKNVFKLRNAHYVCFSESGARSELYWQPEFSESVGGSVASLSEEMMSLIENSVRKNVGESVTGAFLSGGLDSSTVSGFLSKISSSKVKTFSIGFDAKGYDEMEYARLASSHFATEAVEYYVTPEDVVAEVPKIAAYFDEPFGNSSALPTYFCAKLAHSSGIDRLLAGDGGDEIFAGNERYAKQTVFERYSQLPQGLRHMLLEPLIFKTPLLGNISIIGKARNYIARSNTPLPDRLEAYNFLHRHMASTIFTREFLEEIDELAPLNNLRETYHQPKSATSLNRMLWLDWKRTLHDNDLVKVNRMCELAGVEVMYPLLDDELVEFSCRVPSNMKLHGNKLRWMYKEGVKGFLPERIINKSKHGFGLPFGVWTAEHKGLQELAYSALASLKGRGIFQETFIDETIKMHQNVHAGFYGELVWVLMMLELWLEKS, encoded by the coding sequence GTGGAAAAGAAGAAAGGGTATAGGGAAGAGATGATTGCTGGCATCGCATGTTTAAGAAGAGATGGTGGTTTAGGTGACCGTCTTGAGGAAATGAAGCAACATTCATATTTGGTGGCAGGAAGAGTTTTAGTTAACGAATTTATTGCTCTAACTGTTGTTGGGCAGACAGCGGAAATAGATGGCAATGTTTCAGTCGGGATCATGGGGAGGCTTGATTGGGTTGGATGTAGGTACGCTGAAAATGCGACTAATAATACTGACGCAAAGCGTGTAGCTGAATTGTATTTAAAGAAGGGGATTAGCTTCGTTTCGGAGTTGAAGGGCAAGTTCTGTATTGTGATTTACGATCATGCAAAACGGTGCACGTTTCTTGTTGTGGATAGAATGGGTTTACAGAATCTATTTTACTCGGTTCAAGGTGACTACATTGTTTTTGCGACACGTGCTGACATTTTGGTGTCTAGTGCTCTCGTTCCGCAAGAGATAAGTCCTCAGGGTATATTTAACTACATATATCATCATGCCAGCCCTAGTCCTGGTAGTATCTATAAGAATGTCTTCAAACTAAGGAATGCGCACTATGTATGTTTTTCTGAAAGTGGAGCGCGCTCAGAGCTTTATTGGCAACCAGAGTTTAGTGAGTCAGTAGGGGGATCTGTAGCATCCCTGTCAGAAGAAATGATGAGCCTGATTGAAAACTCAGTTAGAAAAAACGTCGGTGAGTCAGTCACGGGAGCGTTCTTGAGTGGTGGTCTCGATAGTTCAACAGTTAGCGGGTTTTTGTCAAAAATCAGTTCATCTAAGGTCAAGACATTTTCCATTGGGTTTGACGCTAAGGGCTATGATGAAATGGAATATGCGAGATTAGCGTCAAGCCACTTTGCTACCGAAGCCGTGGAGTATTATGTTACGCCGGAAGACGTCGTGGCAGAAGTGCCTAAGATTGCAGCGTATTTTGATGAGCCGTTTGGAAACTCATCGGCGTTACCAACATACTTTTGTGCGAAACTCGCGCATTCATCGGGAATAGATAGATTGCTAGCGGGTGATGGTGGTGATGAAATATTTGCAGGGAATGAACGATACGCAAAACAAACTGTTTTTGAGCGTTATAGTCAACTTCCGCAGGGCCTTCGTCATATGTTATTGGAGCCGCTCATTTTCAAAACTCCCTTGCTGGGGAATATTTCCATAATAGGCAAGGCCAGAAACTATATAGCGAGATCCAATACGCCTCTACCCGACAGATTAGAAGCATATAACTTCCTTCATCGCCATATGGCCAGTACGATTTTCACTAGGGAGTTTCTGGAAGAAATTGATGAGTTGGCACCTTTGAACAATTTGCGAGAGACATATCATCAGCCCAAAAGTGCCACGTCGTTGAATCGCATGTTATGGCTTGATTGGAAGAGGACGCTGCATGACAACGACTTAGTGAAAGTCAATCGTATGTGCGAATTGGCTGGTGTGGAGGTCATGTACCCTCTACTTGACGACGAATTAGTAGAATTTTCGTGTCGTGTGCCATCCAATATGAAGCTTCACGGAAACAAGCTTAGATGGATGTATAAAGAAGGTGTAAAAGGATTCTTACCTGAAAGAATCATTAATAAAAGCAAGCATGGATTTGGGCTGCCTTTCGGCGTATGGACTGCCGAACATAAAGGATTGCAGGAGTTGGCATATAGCGCACTCGCTTCGTTAAAGGGTAGAGGCATATTTCAGGAAACGTTTATAGATGAAACTATAAAAATGCATCAAAATGTACATGCCGGATTCTATGGGGAATTGGTGTGGGTGTTAATGATGCTTGAATTATGGTTGGAAAAAAGTTGA
- a CDS encoding oligosaccharide flippase family protein, which produces MNTIRTKITSGIFWSILMRWSVKFIGLISTIILARILTPDDFGLVAMATLVIALIEEFSTINVSLLLIRASGNDIEQSNTAWTIGIVQSFLLAALLVVFAPFAADYFNDPRVTLVIYILAFIKIAAGFQNIGMVLARKELNFSLDFKFIVYRRVSIFLAVVSLALIYQNYWAIVFGTLIGEVVSVWLSYKFHPYRPSVSFTFAKEYIRFAIPMIPLSIARLLNNKFDVIVVGGNTGTSQMGIYNVANELGSVFTKEVILPTARGLFPNFTRLAEDRAQFVRVYLNILSATFVFSAPVVAGMWLVADNFVYVVLGQQWMETTEFLKLLILYGAVSSVITIMAEHPLIALKMEYKANSIMWLRVSVLIICVIYGFKVMGIYGAALGMACSSLINLPLVIFLISRLLNIKVLEFIKASVSPILSAGFMFAIVSFLVQPHLSTGNHYFDLAVSTCSGGVLYLCALILLWHIRGKPDSIEKILVNKIKRR; this is translated from the coding sequence TTGAACACAATTAGGACAAAAATTACCAGCGGAATTTTCTGGTCAATTTTAATGCGATGGAGTGTTAAATTCATCGGATTAATCAGTACTATAATTCTCGCCAGGATACTTACGCCTGATGATTTCGGCCTGGTAGCAATGGCCACATTAGTCATAGCCCTTATTGAAGAATTTTCCACGATAAACGTATCTCTATTACTTATACGTGCATCTGGCAACGATATAGAACAAAGCAATACTGCCTGGACAATTGGCATTGTCCAGAGCTTTCTACTTGCCGCACTATTAGTCGTTTTTGCACCCTTCGCAGCGGACTATTTTAATGATCCAAGGGTAACTTTGGTTATCTACATTCTTGCCTTTATTAAAATTGCTGCAGGTTTTCAAAATATTGGCATGGTACTGGCCAGGAAGGAACTAAACTTTTCACTCGATTTTAAATTTATTGTATATCGACGCGTAAGTATTTTTCTTGCGGTAGTTTCGCTCGCACTGATTTATCAAAATTACTGGGCTATTGTGTTTGGCACCCTAATAGGAGAAGTTGTTAGCGTGTGGCTAAGTTACAAATTTCACCCATACCGGCCATCGGTGAGTTTTACTTTTGCCAAGGAATATATTCGTTTTGCAATACCGATGATTCCGCTTTCCATTGCACGCCTACTCAACAACAAATTCGATGTAATAGTGGTGGGTGGAAACACTGGAACTTCACAAATGGGTATATACAACGTTGCCAACGAACTTGGCTCTGTATTTACTAAAGAAGTCATTTTGCCAACGGCAAGAGGTCTTTTTCCCAACTTCACGAGACTTGCTGAAGATCGAGCCCAATTTGTTAGAGTTTATCTGAATATTTTGTCAGCCACTTTTGTATTTTCAGCTCCTGTGGTCGCCGGCATGTGGCTGGTTGCCGATAATTTTGTCTACGTCGTATTGGGGCAGCAATGGATGGAGACAACTGAATTTCTAAAACTACTAATTCTGTATGGTGCAGTCTCGAGTGTTATAACGATAATGGCGGAGCACCCATTGATTGCCTTAAAAATGGAATACAAGGCCAATTCAATTATGTGGTTACGAGTCTCTGTTCTAATTATTTGCGTTATCTACGGTTTCAAAGTCATGGGAATATATGGTGCAGCGCTTGGCATGGCTTGTTCGTCTTTGATTAATTTGCCACTAGTCATATTTCTTATTTCGAGACTGCTGAATATCAAAGTTCTTGAATTCATAAAAGCATCCGTGAGCCCCATATTATCCGCTGGCTTTATGTTTGCTATTGTTTCCTTTCTTGTCCAACCACATTTAAGCACAGGAAACCACTATTTTGACCTAGCGGTATCGACTTGTAGCGGTGGAGTACTTTATCTATGCGCCTTGATTCTTCTGTGGCATATAAGAGGAAAACCGGACAGTATCGAAAAGATACTTGTGAATAAAATAAAACGAAGATAA